The genomic DNA GACGCCGCCCGGGGCACGCGGGACCGGGTGCACAGTCTGCTGGAGGCGGTGCTGTCGGTCGGCCGCGAGCTCGACCTGCCGCAGGTGCTGCGCCGGATCGTGGAGGCGGCCGCCGTCCTGGTGGACGCCCGGTACGCCGCGCTCGGTGTGATCTCCCCGGACGGCGAGACCCTGTCGCAGTTCCTGACGGTCGGCGTCTCCGAGGAGGAGATTTCCCGGATCGGCCCCTACCCGACCGGCCGGGGCCTGCTCGGCGAGCTGATCCGTCGTCCGGAGCCGCTGCGGCTGCTCGACCTGTCGGAGCACCCGGCCTCGTACGGCTGCCCGGCGCACCACCCGGTGATGCGGACCTTCCTGGGCGTCCCGGTGCGGGTGCGCGACGAGGTGTTCGGCAACCTGTACCTGACCGACAAGCGCGGCGGCGGGGAGTTCGACGCCGACGACGAGGCGGTGATCTCGACCCTGGCGGTGGCCGCCGGGGTGGCGATCGACAACGCCCGGCTGTACGAGGAGGCGCAGCGCCGCCAGCACTGGCTGAGCGCCAGCGCGGAGATCACCCGGGCGCTGCTGTCGGGCGGCTCGCGCGGCGACGTGCTGGACCTGATCGCCCAGCGGGCCCGGGAGATCACCGGCTCGCAACTGGCGGACGTCTCGGTGCCGGTGGCCGGGACGGACACCGTCCGGGTGGAATTCGCCTCCGGCGGGGACGCGGCGGCGCGACTGGGCCTGACCGTCCCGCTGGAGGGCTCGCTCTCCGGCCGGGCGTTCACCACCGGGCAGCCGGAGACCAGCGCCGACCTGGCGGGCGACCCCGGCCTGCACGCCGGGCCGCGCCGCTTCGAGGGCCTGGGGCCCGCGGTCGCGGTGCCGCTGGGCCGGGCCGAGGGCGGCATCGGAGGTGTCCTGCTGCTGGCCCGGGAGGTGGGCGGTGCGGCCTTCACCGAGCAGGAGATCGGCCCGCTGCTGGGCTTCGCCGACCAGGCCGCGCTCGCCCTGGAGCTCGGCGAACGCCGCCGGGACGCCGAGCAACTGGCGATGCTGGAGGACCGCGACCGGATCGCCCGCGACCTGCACGACCTCGCCATCCAGCGGCTGTTCGCCACCGGGATGACGCTGCAGAGCGCCGCCCGCCTGATCGAGCACCCCGGGGCGGCCGACCGGGTGCTCCGGGCCGTCGGCGACCTGGACGAGACCATCAAGATCATCCGCTCGACCATCTTCGGCCTGCGGGTACGCGACGCCGCCTCCGCCCAGGGGCTGCGGGCCCGGGTGGTCCGGGCGGCCGAGGTCGCCCAGGCCTCGCTCGGGTTCGCCCCCCGGCTGAGCATGGAGGGCCTGCTGGACACCGACGTCCCGGTCGAGATCGCCGACCAGGTGGTGGCGGTGCTCGGCGAGGCGCTCAGCAACTCCGCCCGGCACGCCGGGGCCGCCCGGGTCGAGGTGGTGCTGCGGGCGACCGGGACGCAGGTCGTCCTGACCGTCCGGGACGACGGCGTCGGCATCCCTGCGCAGGGCCGGCGCAGCGGGCTGCGCAACCTCGCCGAGCGGGCCGAGAAACTGGGCGGCACCTTCGAGGCGGTCTCCCCGCCGGAGGGCGGAACCCGACTGGAGTGGGCGGTGCCGCTCGGCGGCTGAGTCACGGCCGCGCGGTGCGGCTCGGCCTTCCGGCCGGGGTGGTTCGGCGACGTGTGGTGCGGCTCGGCCTTCCGGCCGGGGTGGTTCGGCGACGTGTGGTGCGGCTCAGCCGGTGTGCGGTGCGGCGGAGCCGACGTGCGACGGGTCGGGCTCCGCGCGGTGCGGTTCAGCCGCCGAGCGCTGGCGGGCCCGCGCCGAGCAGGCGGCCAGTGACCAGCTCCGGGCGGATCCGGATCGCCGCCGCCGCACCGGGTTCGCCGGCTGCTGCGGCCGGGGCGGCGGCGGCCTCCGCGTGGCCGAGGACGGTGACGCTCCAGCCGCTGCCGTCCTCGCCGCTCACCTCGCCCGCCTCGAAGGCCACCAGCGCGCCGACCACCGCGCGGGCCAGCTCCGCGGCCGGGGCGGGCAGCAGCACGCCGCCGTCCCCCGCGATCCGGTACCGGACCGGCAGCACGGCGGGCAGCGCGCCCACCGTGTACACCACCCGGCCGACCGCCGCGGCGGACAGGAACCGGTAGCACTCGTTCTCGTCCAGCGACCGCGGGCCGGACAGGGTGTTCTCCGCTGTCATACCGTCGATGGTGATGCGCGAGCGGCCGGTCCGAGAGGGCCGATCGGCTCCGTTTGACCCGCCGGGCGGCCCGGGACCCCCGGGTCGGGGTCCTGTCGGGCGGTTCACGGCACGAGCCGGACCGGAGCGCGCTCCGGCGCGGCCAGCACCTCGGTGGCGATCACGGCGGCCTGCACCCGGCGTTCCACGCCGAGCTTGGCCAGCAGCCGGGAGACGTGGTTCTTGACGGTCTTCTCCGCCAGGTAGAGCCGCTCGCCGATCTGGCGGTTGGTCAGCCCCTCGCCGACCAGGGCGAGCACCTCCCGCTCGCGCTCGGTGAGCTCGGGCAGGGCGGCGGCCGGCGCGGCCGCGTCGCCGCGCAGCCGGGCCATCAGCCGGGTGGTGGCGCCGGGGTCGAGCATCGACTGGCCGGAGGCCACGGTACGGACGGCGGAGATCAGGTCGGTGCCGGTGATCTGCTTGAGCACGTACCCGGCGGCGCCCGCCATGATGGCGTCCAGCAAGGCGTCCTCGTCGTCGAACGAGGTCAGGATCAGGCACGCCAACCCGGGCATCTGCGACCGCAGTTCACGGCAGACGGTGACGCCGTCGCCGTCCGGCAGGCGCATGTCGAGGATCGCCACGTCCGGGCGCAGCGCCGGGATCCGGGCCAGGGCCTGCGCGACGCTGCCGGCCTCGCCGACCACGGTGAGCCCGGGCTCGTCGTTCAGCAGGTCGTGCACGCCCCTGCGGACCACCTCGTGGTCGTCGAGCAGGAACACCCGGACCGGGGTGTCCGCCTGGGCCGCTGCGCTCTGTGACATCAATGCTCCGGCTGGAAGGACCCGGCACCGGGTGGCAGCAGGTCGTCGGCATGTACCGAGCAGGAGTCTGCCGCAGCGGTCCCGGTCCCGGTAGGGCCGGACGGCCCTACCGGGACGAACGGACCGTCATCCGACGGTGGCGGCAGGCCGGTCGAGCGGGGCGGGCAGCCCGAGCAGCTCGGCGGCGGCCCGGCGCGGGGTCGGGAAGCCGGCGGGTCCGTACCCGACCCGCAGCAGCATCTGCGGCACGCAGCGGTCCCGGCACAGCCCGGACATCCGGGCCCGCAGGTCGGGCCACTCGAGCGCCTGGTGCAGCATCGAGGCGCGGACGCCGTGCAGGGTGAGCAGCAGCAGGGCGTGCTGGAGCGCGAGACCGGCGTGCAGCCAGGCGGCCGGCCCGTCGTACCGGGTGGTGAGCAGCAGCAGTTGCGGATCGGCCTCGAAGGCGCAGCGGTCGCGGGCCGGACCGTCCGGCGGAACGGCGAAGCCGCGCAGCGGCAGGCGCCCGGTGCTGTCCAGCGGGCCCACGGCGTACCGGGGCAGGCCCCAGTCGGCGCCCGGTCCGGTCAGGCAGGCCAGCGTCTCGGCGCGCCGGGCCGGGTCCTGGGCCAGGCGCTGCTCGGCGCGGGCGGTCAGCTCCAGCAGCCGGGTGCGGGCGAACGGTCCCGGGCGGCGCAGCTCGGCGCCGTCCAGGCGGACCGCGTCGCGCAGCTCCGAGAGGACCGGCTCGGGCACCGGCTCGGGTTCGAACGGCAGTCGGCTGGAGCGCCGGCGCCAGACGGCCCGGTGCAGGTCGGGGCGGCGCAGCAGGCCCGAGCGCGGCCGGCCCGCCAGTCGGACCGAGGCCAGCAGGCCCGGCCGGGAGGGCTCGGGCAGCAGCCGGACCACCGGCTCCCGGCCCAGCCGGACGGCGGCGGCCGCCAGGTTGCACAGCGCGGCGCCGACCGACAGGTGGACCGCGCGGGCGTCCGGGTCGCTCCGGGGCAGCAGGCGGCCGGGCGCGGCGTGCACGTGGATCGTTCGGTCGGGCGCGGAGGCCCGGAAGTACCACGGCTGGACGTTGTGGAGGGACGGTGCGGCGGCGGCCGCGGAGACGAGGGCGAGGGTCAGGTCCTCGTCGAGGGTGGTGCACGGCATGGTGCTGGGTCACTCCGTGGGCCGCCGGCAGCGCGGCGGCGGTCGAGGGTTCGGAGGTCGGGCGGTGCCGCGGGCCTGTCGGCACGGGGCCGGTCGTGACGGGGCCCATGGGGACGGGGCCTTGTGGCACGGGCCGGTCGGCTCTGGACCTGCGGGTCACGGCGGTCGGGTCACGGCGGTCGGCAAGCAGGTGGGACGCGGTTGCCGGTGGCGCAGGCCGGCGGGCGCGCGGGGCACCGGCGGGTGGGCCGGGGAGTTCCGTGGGGCGCGGGCCGTGGGGCGCGGGTCAGGGGCGGTCGGGCCCGGCCGGGTGGCTGTCGTGGCCGTCCGGGTGGTGGGCGGCCCGGCCGCTCCAGTCCGCCTCCAGACGGGCCCAGGAGAGCTGCCAGGCGCGGTCCGCCCGGCGGTCGAGGGCCCGCAGCCGCACCGAGAGGCCCGCCACGACCAGGGCCGCCAGCGCCACGGCGACCAGCAGCCCGAGCACGGTCGCCCCGGTGGCGCGGCCGACGCCCGCGCCCACCAGCGCGGCGACCACCGCCCCGAGCGCGGCCAGCAGCACCGTCCGGCTGCGGGCCCGGTCCAGCGGCCGGCTGAGCTCGTTGATCTCCTCGTCGAGGGCCCGGCGGAGATGGAGCCGGGCCCGCACGGGCGACCAGCTGCGTTCTCGACGGCGGGGACGGGCCATGGACGGGGCTCCTTCGTCGGGGGTCGGCGGTGCCCGCCACTCTTTCGCGCCCACCCGTCCGCTCCCAGGGACCGACGGGGTACCCGGCCCGGGCCGGCCGGCGGGCCCGGTAGGGACCTTCGGCCCTCGGCACCGCCCGCTCGCGGCGTCAGGCTGGCCATGACCGCTCATCACTCCCGTGCGACATGGGGCACGGGCGAGGGGCCGGCTGCCGCGTGGGGGCGGTGGCCGGGGACGCGGGGAACCGGGGACGGGTGAGGCTCTCCCCGGTTCCCGGCGTTCCGCAACCCCGGCGCGGCCGGTGGGCCGTCGCGGCGTCAGTCGTGCGGGACGACCAGGACGGGCGCGTGCGCGTGGTGCAGCACGGCGTGCCCGACCGGTCCGAGGCGCGGGCCGAGCGGGAGGTGCCGCAGGCGGCGTCCGACGACGACCACGCCGGCGTCCGAGGACTGGTCGACCAGCGCCTGGGCCCCGGTGGCGAGCTGGCTGCACTCGACCACGGCGACCTCGGGGAACTTCTCGCGCCAGCCGGCCAGCGCGTCCGACAGCAGCTCCGCCTCGATCAGGCGGAACTCCTCGGTCTCCGCCTGGGGCGCGACCCAGCCCGCGTAGCCCCACACCGGCGGCGGCGTCCACCCGTGCACCGCGCGCAGCAGGGCCCCGCGCCGGGCGGCCTCCCGGAACGCGTACTCGATCACCTCGGCGGACGGCGCGCGGGTGTCGACCCCGAGGACGACCGGCGCCCCGTCCGGGTCCGGCAGGTGCCCGGCCCCGTGGGCGCGGACCAGGGCGGTCGGGATCGGGCTGCGGGCGGTGACACCGAGCCCCACCGAGCCGACCACCAGCCCCTCGAACCCGCCGATCCCGCGCGAGCCGAGCACCAGCAGCTCCGCCTCCGGATCGGTGGCGGCGTCGACCAGGACGTCGACCACCGGCCCGCCGCCCAGCAGGTCGGCACGGACCTCCAGGCCGGGGTGGGCGGCGCGCAGCGCGTCCTGGGTGCGGGTGAGCATCCGGGTGGTCAGCGTGCGGACGTCGGCCGGCACCGAGGCCCCGGCGTGCGCGTCGTCCAACCAGGTCTCGACGTGGACCAGCCGCAGCGCCAGCCGGCGCCGCACCGCCTGGTCGGCGGCCCAGCCCGCGGCCGTGGTGCTCTCGACCGAGCCGTCGAGTCCGGCCAGTACGTACGCGCCCATGGTGAACGTCCTTCCGTTGCGGGGGAGATGGCACCCGGGCCGTCCCGGGCACCACCAGCCTCCGCCCGGCGGGGCGGCGCCGGGGAGGGCCGGGCGGGTCCCCGGGGGCGGGTCGCAAGTCCCGGCCCGCGGGCCCGAGCCGTGCCCCGACGGCCCTGGGCCGCAGGCGTCGGCGGCCCGGCGACGGGAGCCGCCCGCAGGACGCCGAAGCCCGAGGATGGCCCTGCCATGTCCGTCGCCGCCGGCCACCGCCCCGGCGCTGCCCACCGCCCCGGCGCCGGGCACCGGGCGCCGATGGCCGCGGGCTAGGCTCGTGGCGAAGTCATCGCTACCGAACCGGGGGCCGAGGAATGGGCGGGACCGTCACAGCAGTCAGCAGCAACAGCGAGTACTCGTTCACCAAACCCAACCGGGCCGGCATCGTGTTGCTCGCCGGGATCGGGGTCGAGGGAGACGTGCACGCCGGGGTCACGGTCAAGCACCGCTCGCGTGTCGCCCAGGACCCGACCCAGCCGAACCTGCGCCAGGTCCACCTCATCCACGAGGAACTCTTCGCCGAGGTCGGCGAAGCGGGATTCGAGGTGGCGCCCGGCGAACTCGGCGAGAACATCACCACCAGCGGCATCGACCTGCTCGGCCTGCCCGTCGGGACACTGCTGCACCTCGGCGACGAGGCGGTCGTGGCGGTCACCGGCCTGCGCAACCCCTGCCTGCAGATCGACAACTTCCAGGACGGCCTGCTGAAGAAGCTCGTCGGCCGCGACGAGACCGGGGCCGTCGTGCGCAAGGCCGGAATCATGGGCGTCGTCCAGTCGGGCGGCGTGGTGCGCCCCGGCGACACGATCGTCGTGGAGCTCCCGGAGGAGCCGCATCGGCCCCTCGACCGGGTCTGATCCTCCTCCGGGAGGCCGTGGGAGGCCGTCACTTCGCCTCGGGCCCGAACCGGCGCCGGTACGCCGACGGCGTGATGCCCGTCGCGCGGCGCATCAGGGCGCGCAGGTTGGCCGCGGTGCCCAGCCCGCTCAGCCGTGCGACTACCTCGAAGCGTGACTCGCCGCGCTCGATCAGCCGGCAGGCCAGGGCGAGCCGTTCCCCCGTGAGCCAGATCAGCGGGGTCGTTCCCAGCTGGGTCCGGAAGCGGCGGTGCAGTGTCGCCGGGCTGACGGCCGCCCGCGCCGCGAGGTCCGGGACCGTGAGCGGGGAGTCGAGCCGTTCCTGCGCCCAGGCGAGGACCGGTGCCAGGGACTCGTCGGGGAGATCGGGCATCGGACGTTCGACGAACTGCCGCTGCCCGCCGTCGCGGTGGGCCGCGAAGACCAGCCGTCGGCTGACGGAGTTGGCGACCTCGGCCCCGTGGTCGCGGCGGACCACGTGCAGCCCGAGGTCGAGTGCGGCCGCGCTTCCCGCGGCGGTGAGGATGTCGCCGTCGTCCACGAAGAGCACGTCCGGTTCGAGGTGGACGGTGGGGAAGCGGGAACGGAAGGAGTCCGCCCACTGCCAGTGGGCCGTGGCCCGGCGCCCGTCGAGGACACCGGCCTCGGCCAGGGTGAAGGCGCCGCTGCAGAAGCCGACCAGGCGGGCGCCGCGCGCGTGCGCCCGTCGGATCGCGTCCAGCACCGCGGGCCGGCGGGGAACCTCGACGTCGGGGCGGTTGGGGACGATCAGAGTGTCGGCCGTGTCGGCCACCTCCAGGCCGGCGACCCCGGTGAGGGTGAAGAATCCGTCGCGCATCGCGGTGGAGGGCTCGGGCGAGCAGAGCCGGAAGTCGTAGAGATCGCGGCCGATCTCGGGTCTGCGCAGGCCGAAGACCTCGGTCGCGCAGCCGAGCTCGAACGGGTTCGAGTTCTCGTCCACGATCACGACCACCCGGTGCGAGGATTCTTTCGACATGTGCAATTCCTAGCACTCACGCCGCCTGTGCGGGGCGGTCGAGGATGAGGCCATGAGCAACCGGCCGATCTCCCTCCCGCATGCCCTGACCACCTTCGACGCGCTGTGGAGTCCGCGCATCGTCACGCGCGTCAACGACTACGACGTACGGATCGCCAAGGTCGAGGGCGAACACGTCTGGCACGCCCACGACGACACCGACGAGTTCTTCCTGGTGCTCGACGGCGAACTGCACATCTCCCTGCGCGAGCCCGGGGGCGAGCGCACGGTCGTGCTGCCGCGGGGGACGGTCTTCACCGTTCCCGCAGGTACGGAGCACAGGCCGGCCGCACCGACGGGCGCGGCGATCCTCATGTTCGAGCCGACCGGGACGCCGACCGTGGGCGACCGCCACGACGAGGTCCCCGCCCACGTGGACGCGACGACCGGACACAATCTCCACGCCTGAGCAACGGCAGGCGCCGGGGGCTGGCAAGATCGGGGGAGGGGACGGCATTGCGGCGTGCGGTGCGCGCCGTCCGGCAGGAGGAAGGCAGTGGCGAGCAG from Kitasatospora terrestris includes the following:
- a CDS encoding GAF domain-containing sensor histidine kinase, with translation MGDEVRSRIPQLRLDELLAELQARIDAARGTRDRVHSLLEAVLSVGRELDLPQVLRRIVEAAAVLVDARYAALGVISPDGETLSQFLTVGVSEEEISRIGPYPTGRGLLGELIRRPEPLRLLDLSEHPASYGCPAHHPVMRTFLGVPVRVRDEVFGNLYLTDKRGGGEFDADDEAVISTLAVAAGVAIDNARLYEEAQRRQHWLSASAEITRALLSGGSRGDVLDLIAQRAREITGSQLADVSVPVAGTDTVRVEFASGGDAAARLGLTVPLEGSLSGRAFTTGQPETSADLAGDPGLHAGPRRFEGLGPAVAVPLGRAEGGIGGVLLLAREVGGAAFTEQEIGPLLGFADQAALALELGERRRDAEQLAMLEDRDRIARDLHDLAIQRLFATGMTLQSAARLIEHPGAADRVLRAVGDLDETIKIIRSTIFGLRVRDAASAQGLRARVVRAAEVAQASLGFAPRLSMEGLLDTDVPVEIADQVVAVLGEALSNSARHAGAARVEVVLRATGTQVVLTVRDDGVGIPAQGRRSGLRNLAERAEKLGGTFEAVSPPEGGTRLEWAVPLGG
- a CDS encoding pyridoxamine 5'-phosphate oxidase family protein, yielding MTAENTLSGPRSLDENECYRFLSAAAVGRVVYTVGALPAVLPVRYRIAGDGGVLLPAPAAELARAVVGALVAFEAGEVSGEDGSGWSVTVLGHAEAAAAPAAAAGEPGAAAAIRIRPELVTGRLLGAGPPALGG
- a CDS encoding response regulator transcription factor, whose amino-acid sequence is MSQSAAAQADTPVRVFLLDDHEVVRRGVHDLLNDEPGLTVVGEAGSVAQALARIPALRPDVAILDMRLPDGDGVTVCRELRSQMPGLACLILTSFDDEDALLDAIMAGAAGYVLKQITGTDLISAVRTVASGQSMLDPGATTRLMARLRGDAAAPAAALPELTEREREVLALVGEGLTNRQIGERLYLAEKTVKNHVSRLLAKLGVERRVQAAVIATEVLAAPERAPVRLVP
- a CDS encoding Acg family FMN-binding oxidoreductase, which encodes MPCTTLDEDLTLALVSAAAAAPSLHNVQPWYFRASAPDRTIHVHAAPGRLLPRSDPDARAVHLSVGAALCNLAAAAVRLGREPVVRLLPEPSRPGLLASVRLAGRPRSGLLRRPDLHRAVWRRRSSRLPFEPEPVPEPVLSELRDAVRLDGAELRRPGPFARTRLLELTARAEQRLAQDPARRAETLACLTGPGADWGLPRYAVGPLDSTGRLPLRGFAVPPDGPARDRCAFEADPQLLLLTTRYDGPAAWLHAGLALQHALLLLTLHGVRASMLHQALEWPDLRARMSGLCRDRCVPQMLLRVGYGPAGFPTPRRAAAELLGLPAPLDRPAATVG
- a CDS encoding universal stress protein translates to MGAYVLAGLDGSVESTTAAGWAADQAVRRRLALRLVHVETWLDDAHAGASVPADVRTLTTRMLTRTQDALRAAHPGLEVRADLLGGGPVVDVLVDAATDPEAELLVLGSRGIGGFEGLVVGSVGLGVTARSPIPTALVRAHGAGHLPDPDGAPVVLGVDTRAPSAEVIEYAFREAARRGALLRAVHGWTPPPVWGYAGWVAPQAETEEFRLIEAELLSDALAGWREKFPEVAVVECSQLATGAQALVDQSSDAGVVVVGRRLRHLPLGPRLGPVGHAVLHHAHAPVLVVPHD
- a CDS encoding MOSC domain-containing protein, giving the protein MGGTVTAVSSNSEYSFTKPNRAGIVLLAGIGVEGDVHAGVTVKHRSRVAQDPTQPNLRQVHLIHEELFAEVGEAGFEVAPGELGENITTSGIDLLGLPVGTLLHLGDEAVVAVTGLRNPCLQIDNFQDGLLKKLVGRDETGAVVRKAGIMGVVQSGGVVRPGDTIVVELPEEPHRPLDRV
- a CDS encoding GlxA family transcriptional regulator; the protein is MSKESSHRVVVIVDENSNPFELGCATEVFGLRRPEIGRDLYDFRLCSPEPSTAMRDGFFTLTGVAGLEVADTADTLIVPNRPDVEVPRRPAVLDAIRRAHARGARLVGFCSGAFTLAEAGVLDGRRATAHWQWADSFRSRFPTVHLEPDVLFVDDGDILTAAGSAAALDLGLHVVRRDHGAEVANSVSRRLVFAAHRDGGQRQFVERPMPDLPDESLAPVLAWAQERLDSPLTVPDLAARAAVSPATLHRRFRTQLGTTPLIWLTGERLALACRLIERGESRFEVVARLSGLGTAANLRALMRRATGITPSAYRRRFGPEAK
- a CDS encoding cupin domain-containing protein, translated to MSNRPISLPHALTTFDALWSPRIVTRVNDYDVRIAKVEGEHVWHAHDDTDEFFLVLDGELHISLREPGGERTVVLPRGTVFTVPAGTEHRPAAPTGAAILMFEPTGTPTVGDRHDEVPAHVDATTGHNLHA